In Candidatus Abyssobacteria bacterium SURF_5, the following are encoded in one genomic region:
- a CDS encoding TetR/AcrR family transcriptional regulator, whose protein sequence is MIYTPYMKTRAEKGGTKQRILRAACAVLEREGIEAVSIRKIARMVEITPMGIYNHFPNLEALMVAVYEQGVAKLARLVWKGIARAKTPAEKLRSLTGSYIAFGMKHPRYYSLLFGSEFIQKYSWENPPRSLVMENFWVPLTEVIEACQQAGVIQPDCNPQEVATHLWAAMHGYVSFLLIGRLQQLWQMDEQSILRAMEKHLLPFRIKE, encoded by the coding sequence ATGATATATACACCGTATATGAAAACGCGAGCGGAAAAGGGAGGCACCAAACAGCGCATCCTGCGCGCCGCGTGCGCCGTCCTCGAGCGCGAGGGCATCGAGGCCGTCAGCATCCGCAAAATCGCCAGAATGGTCGAAATCACCCCCATGGGAATCTATAATCATTTCCCCAACCTCGAAGCGCTGATGGTTGCCGTCTATGAGCAGGGAGTGGCCAAGCTCGCCCGGCTCGTATGGAAAGGCATCGCCAGAGCAAAGACCCCCGCCGAAAAGCTCCGTTCTCTGACCGGCTCATATATCGCTTTCGGAATGAAACATCCTCGTTATTACTCCCTGCTCTTTGGCAGCGAGTTCATCCAGAAATATTCGTGGGAAAACCCGCCCCGCAGCTTGGTCATGGAGAACTTCTGGGTGCCGCTGACCGAGGTGATCGAGGCGTGTCAACAAGCCGGCGTCATCCAGCCCGACTGCAACCCGCAGGAGGTCGCCACTCACCTGTGGGCGGCCATGCACGGCTATGTGAGCTTCTTGCTGATCGGACGCCTTCAGCAACTCTGGCAGATGGACGAACAGAGCATCCTTCGGGCAATGGAAAAACATCTCTTGCCGTTTCGGATAAAGGAATAA
- a CDS encoding histone deacetylase — translation MATIVYSDKYYCDIGFHVFPSKKYRLVYQMLEKHENLSDPRAHLIQPRVPTRDELLLVHTEKYLDDALNARLTPATFSSELPVKRDVIDAFLLSTGGTLVAAECATAQEPSINLGGGYHHAFADHAEGFCFFNDVAIATRKLLTEKKARRIAIVDCDLHQGNGTAHIFLKEENVFTFSIHQEDNYPVKQESDLDIGLDNGVGDQEYLEQLGRALDVIEKDFDPDFVFYLAGADPFEEDQLGALRLTHEGFRRRDDLVIGFSERKKIPICIVLAGGYSRDVRDTVRIHYQTCLRLFARGSKE, via the coding sequence ATGGCCACCATCGTATATTCGGACAAGTATTACTGCGATATCGGCTTTCATGTCTTTCCCTCAAAGAAGTACCGGCTCGTGTACCAGATGCTGGAAAAACATGAAAATCTTTCCGACCCCCGCGCTCATCTCATTCAACCCCGCGTCCCGACCCGCGATGAGCTGCTCCTGGTGCATACCGAAAAATATCTCGATGACGCCCTCAATGCCCGATTGACACCGGCTACCTTCAGCTCCGAACTGCCGGTCAAACGCGACGTCATCGACGCTTTCCTGCTCAGCACCGGCGGCACATTGGTCGCCGCCGAATGCGCGACCGCGCAGGAGCCAAGCATCAATCTCGGCGGCGGATACCATCACGCGTTCGCGGATCACGCCGAAGGATTCTGCTTCTTTAATGACGTCGCGATAGCCACCCGGAAACTGCTCACTGAGAAGAAGGCCCGCCGGATCGCCATTGTAGATTGCGATCTGCATCAGGGAAACGGTACGGCCCACATTTTTTTGAAGGAAGAAAACGTTTTCACCTTCTCGATCCATCAAGAGGATAACTATCCGGTAAAGCAGGAAAGCGACCTGGATATCGGATTGGACAACGGCGTGGGCGACCAGGAATATCTTGAGCAGCTTGGGCGCGCGCTCGATGTGATCGAAAAGGATTTTGATCCGGATTTCGTCTTCTACCTCGCCGGCGCCGACCCCTTTGAAGAGGATCAGCTCGGCGCCTTGAGGCTTACCCACGAAGGCTTCCGCCGCCGCGACGATCTCGTCATCGGATTCAGCGAGCGAAAAAAGATTCCCATCTGCATTGTCCTGGCGGGCGGATACTCGCGCGATGTGCGCGACACTGTCCGCATCCACTACCAGACCTGCCTGCGCCTGTTTGCAAGAGGAAGCAAGGAATAG
- a CDS encoding acyl-CoA dehydrogenase → MLNFELSEEQEALRQLARDFARKELKPKVRKLDEGHAFDWGIPKKLHELGFLSLFIPEDHGGGGGKLTDAMLLMEEIGSVEPGVCTTMGATWLAIAPLLFAGTEAQWKKFFPLIVEQGGLGASGTTEPQAGSDLEAKELLPKVCRTVARKVGDEYVVNGTKCFISNAGVASLYVIFAVTDPQRPQETSCLFAVEKDTPGLSYGKVEDKMGLRSSQTGDLIFEDMKLTPLNRIGPEGMGYQIHMTRLANARGPVSSQAVGIARGAYEIAFQYAKERVQGGKLIIEHQAVAQKLAEMAIQIEAARLMVWRACWVNANLLPPNRLYTAMSKVFATDVAVKVAIDAIQVLGGYGYMKDYLVEKSLRDAKVLQIYEGPNEICREAVMEVLND, encoded by the coding sequence ATGTTGAACTTCGAACTCAGTGAGGAGCAGGAAGCATTGCGCCAACTTGCCCGCGATTTCGCCCGCAAGGAATTGAAGCCGAAAGTGAGAAAGCTCGACGAGGGCCACGCTTTCGATTGGGGCATCCCGAAGAAGCTGCACGAGTTGGGATTTCTCAGTCTGTTCATCCCGGAAGATCATGGCGGAGGCGGCGGCAAGCTGACCGATGCCATGCTGCTCATGGAGGAGATCGGATCGGTTGAGCCCGGGGTATGCACGACAATGGGAGCAACCTGGCTCGCGATCGCGCCGCTCCTGTTCGCGGGAACCGAGGCGCAATGGAAAAAGTTTTTTCCTCTGATTGTGGAGCAGGGCGGTCTCGGAGCGTCCGGCACGACCGAGCCGCAGGCCGGCTCGGACCTCGAGGCCAAAGAACTGCTCCCCAAAGTGTGCCGAACGGTCGCGCGAAAAGTGGGCGACGAATATGTCGTTAACGGCACGAAATGCTTCATATCGAATGCAGGTGTTGCGAGTCTCTATGTCATCTTCGCCGTCACCGATCCTCAACGCCCGCAGGAGACATCCTGTCTATTCGCGGTCGAGAAGGATACACCCGGCCTCAGCTACGGAAAGGTCGAGGATAAGATGGGATTGCGCTCATCGCAGACCGGCGACCTGATCTTCGAGGATATGAAATTGACGCCCCTGAATCGGATCGGCCCCGAGGGCATGGGATATCAAATCCATATGACACGCCTCGCGAACGCGCGCGGACCGGTCAGCTCGCAGGCCGTCGGCATCGCCCGCGGCGCATACGAGATCGCGTTTCAGTATGCTAAGGAGCGCGTTCAGGGGGGCAAGCTCATCATCGAACACCAGGCAGTTGCGCAAAAGCTGGCGGAGATGGCGATTCAGATCGAGGCCGCTCGTCTGATGGTGTGGCGCGCGTGCTGGGTGAATGCAAACCTGCTGCCGCCCAACCGGCTATACACCGCAATGTCGAAAGTGTTCGCGACCGATGTCGCTGTGAAAGTCGCAATCGATGCCATTCAGGTGCTTGGCGGCTACGGCTACATGAAGGATTACCTCGTCGAAAAGTCTCTGCGCGACGCGAAGGTACTTCAGATATACGAAGGACCGAATGAGATCTGCAGAGAAGCAGTCATGGAAGTATTGAACGACTGA
- a CDS encoding Zn-ribbon domain-containing OB-fold protein translates to MSEYAKPLPDITESTKPFWEGCKAGKLLLPKCRSCGQMFFFPNHFCPECLSEDVDWIDSSGKGVVHTFTIISRPPSDAFAADVPYVVAVIDLEEGPRMLSNVIGIPPEHVRVGMPVEVVFERVSEEITLPKFRPFDRV, encoded by the coding sequence ATGAGCGAATACGCAAAACCATTGCCCGACATCACCGAAAGCACAAAACCTTTTTGGGAAGGCTGCAAAGCGGGGAAACTGCTCCTCCCGAAATGCCGCTCATGCGGCCAGATGTTTTTCTTCCCCAATCATTTCTGTCCGGAATGCCTCTCGGAAGACGTGGATTGGATCGACTCGAGCGGCAAAGGTGTAGTCCATACATTCACCATAATATCGAGACCGCCAAGTGACGCCTTCGCGGCCGATGTCCCGTATGTGGTCGCCGTCATCGACCTCGAAGAGGGCCCGCGCATGTTATCGAATGTCATCGGAATTCCGCCGGAACACGTTCGCGTGGGCATGCCGGTTGAAGTAGTTTTCGAGAGAGTCTCCGAGGAAATCACCCTTCCAAAGTTTCGGCCTTTCGACCGCGTATGA
- a CDS encoding tetratricopeptide repeat protein, with translation MKHRIFTGFFLLIIVAAARAEALPQGGVYVSAFANMSGDIENDWLGYLIADSIAKNLQVFPQLEVAVRNGGETGRATFASALEVSSLCEAGRSAGAAAVIGGDFRVEGDSFLVNASFYEVDGGKLLSAHSFTSSIGDLYSHLNELSLSLAGGAGVAHTEEQYKRVQLIPTVFEEAIILYGKALMVEATSPEHAELLLRALAVDHSYTDALSALGVHYYKTGALAKSQEAFDRLVQTQPDYPNAYYNLGLVLNSRMHYTKAINAYQLAIEKEPKDADVWNNLGVVYYEMGMYSDAAKSFERALQLSPDHSNAQMNLSRLKQKMEKGLTERPHQTSATFKKHIEAGAALYLSGDYYKAIKHFQKALELEPSNFKANNNMAMAYMKLGDTGSAKEYFKRALKADPTADDVRKIIAELEAASPPAATEVAAEAASAPRDTAAFLRAAGKANLLRKDYDRAEDAFLGVLEQNQNNPDALHGLGLVYMAKGDYIQARQQFEEVLSLDPQNEEAQKRLEDVKFILAAEASQPSLQIPLSPEIQGRAHFVRANELYQKEDYAGAIAEYLRALDLAPADVRILNNLGTAYYAAGRFDEAKAALEKAKKIQPNNETIDKNLQSIALIDAPDHKGEANLFQIVSVEEKMPESPTPTPASQPDATPAASEPASVSTNLPASPEPEPAARLSQAIEEERIPTVRETETTKEVAVVSAAELAGSAQDHLNRGIFKEGTGDLEAALAHYREAVRLEPGNAVAQYNLGNVYFRLGAFESAIQCYNAALLVDPKLAKGYNNIGAALYRLDRIEEAKEAWRRALELEPTIESARENLNKYSGS, from the coding sequence ATGAAGCACAGAATCTTTACAGGATTTTTTTTACTGATAATAGTGGCGGCGGCTCGGGCGGAGGCTCTTCCGCAGGGCGGCGTCTACGTCAGCGCCTTCGCAAACATGAGCGGCGACATCGAGAACGACTGGCTGGGCTATTTGATTGCCGATTCGATTGCGAAGAACCTGCAGGTTTTTCCTCAACTCGAGGTTGCAGTTCGGAACGGCGGGGAAACGGGCCGCGCCACATTCGCATCCGCATTGGAGGTTTCATCATTATGTGAAGCGGGGCGGAGCGCAGGCGCTGCGGCTGTAATTGGCGGCGACTTTCGAGTGGAGGGTGACTCCTTTCTTGTGAACGCGTCTTTTTACGAAGTAGACGGGGGGAAACTTCTGAGCGCTCATTCGTTCACCTCTTCGATAGGCGATCTGTACTCGCACCTGAATGAATTGTCTCTTTCACTAGCAGGGGGAGCGGGCGTGGCGCATACGGAGGAGCAGTACAAGAGGGTGCAGTTAATACCGACGGTTTTCGAAGAAGCGATAATTTTGTACGGCAAGGCGCTTATGGTGGAGGCGACCTCGCCCGAACATGCCGAATTGCTGCTCAGGGCGTTGGCGGTCGATCATTCCTATACGGATGCTCTGTCGGCCCTTGGGGTGCATTATTACAAGACAGGCGCCTTGGCGAAATCTCAGGAGGCGTTTGACCGGCTTGTTCAGACCCAACCGGATTATCCTAACGCATATTACAATCTGGGGCTGGTGCTGAACTCGAGGATGCATTACACCAAAGCGATCAATGCTTATCAGCTCGCGATAGAAAAAGAGCCGAAGGATGCGGATGTCTGGAACAATTTGGGTGTCGTCTACTATGAGATGGGGATGTACAGCGATGCCGCGAAATCATTTGAACGGGCGCTCCAGTTGAGTCCCGACCATTCCAATGCGCAGATGAACCTATCGAGGTTGAAGCAAAAAATGGAGAAGGGCCTCACTGAGCGGCCTCATCAGACCTCGGCGACGTTCAAGAAGCACATTGAGGCGGGAGCGGCTTTATATCTTTCCGGCGACTACTACAAGGCAATCAAGCATTTCCAGAAAGCGCTCGAGCTCGAGCCGAGCAATTTCAAAGCGAACAACAACATGGCGATGGCGTATATGAAGCTGGGAGATACGGGCTCGGCGAAAGAGTATTTCAAACGCGCGCTCAAAGCGGACCCAACCGCCGACGATGTCAGAAAGATCATTGCAGAACTTGAAGCCGCCTCTCCTCCGGCGGCAACCGAGGTCGCGGCGGAAGCAGCCTCCGCGCCAAGAGACACCGCCGCCTTTTTGCGTGCAGCCGGAAAAGCGAATCTTCTGCGCAAGGATTATGATCGGGCCGAGGATGCGTTCCTTGGAGTGCTCGAGCAGAATCAGAATAACCCGGATGCTCTGCACGGGCTTGGCCTCGTTTATATGGCGAAAGGGGATTATATTCAAGCGCGGCAGCAGTTTGAGGAAGTGCTTTCCTTGGATCCGCAGAATGAGGAGGCGCAGAAACGTCTGGAGGACGTAAAATTCATTTTAGCGGCGGAGGCGAGTCAGCCGTCCCTGCAAATACCGCTTAGCCCCGAGATACAGGGGCGGGCGCATTTTGTTCGGGCAAACGAGTTGTATCAGAAAGAAGACTATGCGGGCGCGATCGCCGAATACCTGCGGGCTCTCGATTTGGCGCCAGCCGACGTCAGGATTCTGAACAATCTTGGTACCGCCTACTATGCGGCGGGTCGATTCGACGAAGCCAAAGCGGCCCTCGAGAAAGCAAAAAAGATACAGCCGAACAATGAGACAATAGACAAGAACCTCCAATCAATTGCTCTCATAGATGCTCCCGATCACAAGGGCGAGGCAAATCTTTTTCAGATAGTTTCCGTGGAGGAGAAGATGCCGGAATCGCCGACGCCGACGCCGGCTTCCCAACCGGACGCGACACCAGCGGCGAGCGAACCGGCAAGCGTCTCCACGAATCTGCCAGCTTCTCCGGAGCCGGAGCCGGCCGCGCGTCTTTCCCAGGCAATAGAAGAAGAGCGGATACCGACGGTTCGAGAAACGGAAACGACGAAAGAGGTTGCAGTCGTGTCTGCGGCGGAACTTGCCGGGTCGGCGCAGGATCATCTTAATCGGGGTATTTTCAAAGAGGGCACAGGCGATCTCGAGGCGGCTCTCGCCCATTATCGAGAGGCAGTGAGACTTGAACCCGGCAATGCAGTCGCGCAATACAATTTGGGCAATGTTTACTTCCGGCTTGGCGCTTTTGAATCGGCCATACAATGTTATAATGCCGCGTTGCTTGTCGACCCGAAACTGGCGAAGGGTTATAACAATATCGGAGCGGCTTTGTACCGGCTGGACCGGATCG
- a CDS encoding thiolase family protein, producing MRRWRKRIAIVGIGESDLGTVPGKDSYELSRQALIRALDDCGVRKSEVDGVMTSGAFSVLYPMHSLLFCEYVGLRPRYTSVMQIGGATHILNVLTAANAIEAGMCEIALITSAESLRSFAGFERLIRLFGNASGDMTAVYSAIGHPDFEVPFGTTLIGQYALYANRHMAEFGTTHEQLAQVAVSIRKHASMHPQAQKRQEISVEDVMNAKPIASPFTKDECSLISDGGAAIIVTTFERARDLKKKPVEILGGGAKTTQEHATLSKSFTTSPAVSAGNDCFAMAGLTPADVDFAELYDCFSITPLISLEDFGFCKKGEGGAFVESGKRIEIGGELPIVTHGGCLSHCHPGLPSGIFHITEAVKQLRCEVEPARQVKDPKVGLVSGVGGIFSSVTALLLAKV from the coding sequence ATGAGACGTTGGCGAAAAAGAATAGCAATCGTCGGCATCGGCGAGAGCGATCTCGGCACTGTACCGGGAAAGGACAGCTACGAGCTTTCGCGTCAGGCGCTGATTCGCGCGCTTGATGATTGCGGCGTGCGCAAGAGCGAGGTTGACGGCGTTATGACGTCCGGTGCCTTTTCCGTGCTCTACCCGATGCACAGCCTTCTGTTCTGCGAATACGTAGGGCTGAGGCCGCGCTACACGTCGGTAATGCAAATCGGCGGCGCGACCCATATCCTGAATGTGCTGACCGCCGCAAATGCGATCGAAGCCGGTATGTGCGAGATCGCACTGATAACTTCGGCTGAATCGCTGCGCTCTTTCGCCGGGTTTGAACGGCTGATTCGCTTGTTCGGAAACGCGAGCGGAGATATGACAGCGGTTTACTCGGCCATAGGCCACCCCGACTTCGAGGTGCCCTTTGGGACAACGCTCATCGGACAATATGCGCTGTACGCCAACCGCCACATGGCCGAATTCGGCACCACGCATGAGCAACTGGCGCAAGTGGCGGTATCGATCCGCAAGCACGCCTCGATGCATCCCCAGGCCCAGAAACGGCAGGAGATCAGCGTCGAAGATGTCATGAATGCAAAACCGATCGCGTCCCCGTTCACCAAAGACGAGTGCTCGCTCATATCTGATGGAGGGGCCGCCATCATCGTTACCACCTTTGAGCGCGCTCGCGACCTGAAGAAAAAGCCGGTCGAGATTCTGGGCGGCGGCGCGAAAACAACCCAGGAGCACGCGACTCTGAGCAAGAGTTTCACCACGAGTCCCGCCGTCTCCGCCGGAAACGACTGCTTCGCAATGGCAGGGTTGACTCCTGCAGACGTTGATTTCGCCGAACTCTACGATTGTTTCTCGATCACTCCGTTAATCTCATTGGAAGACTTTGGATTCTGCAAGAAGGGCGAAGGCGGCGCGTTTGTCGAAAGCGGCAAACGCATAGAGATCGGAGGCGAACTGCCCATCGTTACTCATGGCGGTTGTCTCTCGCATTGTCATCCCGGCTTGCCGTCGGGAATATTCCACATAACAGAAGCCGTTAAGCAGCTCCGTTGCGAGGTGGAACCCGCGCGCCAGGTGAAGGACCCGAAGGTCGGCCTCGTGAGCGGCGTCGGCGGAATTTTTTCGTCCGTCACCGCTCTTCTGCTCGCAAAGGTATAA